In Clostridium ljungdahlii DSM 13528, the genomic window CAAGAAAAAAGATACTTTATGTCTGAACTTATTATATCAGGAGAAATATTTAAAGAAGTTTCACAAATACTTAAAGATTTAATGCCCTCTGGCACAGCTAAACATGGAGTATTTGTTATGGGAACTATTTATGGAGATATACATGATGTAGGTAAAAACATAGTATGTACTGCCATGAGCAGTAATGATTTTAAAGTAATTGATCTAGGAACGGATGTATCAACTGAAAAATTTATTAAAGCAATTAAAGAATATCATCCTAAGGTTGTAGCCATTTCATGTCTTTTAACAAATTGCTTTGAAAATTTAAAGGAATGCATACAATCTATAAGGAATACAGAGTTTGGAAAAGAAATTAAGATATTAATTGGAGGGGGAGTATTGGATAAACAGGTTTGTGAATATGTAAAGGCAGACTTTTTTCCTAGAACAATTCAGGAAACAGTACAATACTGTAAAGAAATATATGGGATGAAATCTATAAAATAGTTGAAAATTTTGTGCTATAATAAAATTTAGCAGAGAGGAAGTGAAATGCATTTAATGTTTAAACAAAATGGTACAGATTTAAACTCAAATATAGAGGAAGCTGCAAGTTATATAAGCTCTGGAATAAAGGTAAAACCAGAGATAGCACTTATACTTGGATCGGGTCTTGGGCATATCGCAGATGAAATTGAAGACAAAAAAATATATCCTTATAGTGAAATACCAAACTTTCCTATTTCTACAGTGGAAGGTCATAAAAGCTGTCTTGTTGTAGGAAAACTTCAAGGTAAGGTAGTAGCTGCAATGCAGGGCAGATTTCATTATTATGAAGGATATTCAATGAAAGAAGTGACTTTTCCTGTTAGAGTTATGAAGATGTTGGAAATTCAAAACCTAATAGTAACTAATGCTGCAGGAGGAATAAATAAAAAT contains:
- a CDS encoding cobalamin B12-binding domain-containing protein translates to MSKVLIDAMAELDEDLVIEEVNALIKANVPVMDIVGYLQKGIEIVGKRFQEKRYFMSELIISGEIFKEVSQILKDLMPSGTAKHGVFVMGTIYGDIHDVGKNIVCTAMSSNDFKVIDLGTDVSTEKFIKAIKEYHPKVVAISCLLTNCFENLKECIQSIRNTEFGKEIKILIGGGVLDKQVCEYVKADFFPRTIQETVQYCKEIYGMKSIK